Proteins from a genomic interval of Prionailurus viverrinus isolate Anna chromosome F2, UM_Priviv_1.0, whole genome shotgun sequence:
- the KCNV1 gene encoding potassium voltage-gated channel subfamily V member 1, which produces MELPSRGRAPLDSSLDSCSLTSLESSVFCSEGEGEPLALGDCFTVNVGGSRFVLSQQALSCFPHTRLGKLAVVVASCRRRGALAAVPSPLELCDDANPVDNEYFFDRSSQAFRYVLHYYRTGRLHVMEQLCALSFLQEIQYWGIDELSIDSCCRDRYFRRKELSETLDFKKDTEDQESQHESEQDFSQGPCPTVRQKLWNILEKPGSSTAARIFGVISIIFVVVSIVNMALMSAELSWLDLQLLEILEYVCISWFTGEFILRLLCVRARCRFLRKVPNIIDLLAILPFYITLLVESLSGSQTTQELENVGRIVQVLRLLRALRMLKLGRHSTGLRSLGMTITQCYEEVGLLLLFLSVGISIFSTVEYFAEQSIPDTTFTSVPCAWWWATTSMTTVGYGDIRPDTTTGKIVAFMCILSGILVLALPIAIINDRFSACYFTLKLKEAAVRQREALKKLTKNIATDSYISVNLRDVYARSIMEMLRLKGRERASTRSSGGDDFWF; this is translated from the exons ATGGAGCTGCCTTCCCGAGGGCGGGCGCCGCTGGACTCGTCGCTGGACAGCTGCTCCCTGACCTCGTTGGAGTCCAGCGTTTTCTGCAGCGAGGGCGAAGGGGAGCCCCTGGCGCTCGGGGACTGCTTCACGGTCAACGTGGGCGGCAGCCGCTTCGTGCTCTCGCAGCAGGCACTGTCCTGCTTCCCGCACACGCGCCTGGGCAAGCTGGCCGTGGTGGTGGCCTCGTGCCGCCGCCGCGGGGCCCTGGCCGCCGTGCCCAGCCCCCTGGAGCTCTGCGACGATGCTAACCCCGTGGACAACGAGTACTTCTTCGACCGCAGTTCGCAGGCATTCCGCTACGTCTTGCACTACTACCGCACCGGCCGCCTGCACGTCATGGAGCAGCTGTGCGCGCTCTCCTTCCTTCAGGAGATCCAATACTGGGGCATCGACGAGCTCAGCATCGACTCCTGCTGCAGGGACAG ATACTTCAGAAGGAAGGAGTTGAGTGAAACGTTAGACTTTAAGAAGGACACAGAAGACCAGGAGAGTCAACATGAGAGCGAACAGGACTTCTCACAAGGACCTTGTCCTACTGTCCGCCAGAAGCTCTGGAACATCCTGGAGAAACCTGGATCTTCCACAGCTGCTCGAATCTTTGGGGTCATCTCCATCATCTTTGTGGTGGTGTCCATCGTCAACATGGCCCTGATGTCAGCTGAATTAAGCTGGCTGGACCTGCAGCTGCTGGAAATCCTGGAGTACGTGTGTATCAGCTGGTTCACTGGCGAGTTCATCCTGCGCCTCCTGTGCGTGCGGGCCAGGTGCCGCTTCCTGAGGAAGGTGCCGAACATCATAGACCTCCTTGCCATCTTGCCCTTCTACATCACTCTTCTGGtagagagcctgagtgggagcCAGACTACACAGGAGCTGGAAAATGTGGGGCGCATTGTGCAGGTCTTGAGGCTGCTCAGGGCTCTACGCATGCTAAAGCTGGGCAGACATTCCACAG GATTACGCTCACTCGGGATGACAATCACCCAGTGTTATGAAGAAGTCGGCCTACTGCTCCTCTTTTTGTCTGTGGGAATTTCTATATTTTCAACTGTGGAATATTTTGCTGAGCAGAGTATTCCTGACACAACCTTCACAAGTGTCCCTTGTGCATGGTGGTGGGCCACAACATCCATGACTACTGTGGGATACGGGGACATTAGACCAGACACCACCACAGGCAAAATCGTGGCCTTCATGTGCATATTATCAGGAATCCTTGTCTTGGCCTTGCCTATTGCTATTATTAACGACCGCTTCTCCGCTTGCTATTTCACCTTAAAGCTCAAGGAAGCAGCTGTTAGACAGCGCGAAGCTCTGAAGAAGCTTACCAAGAATATAGCCACTGACTCATACATCAGTGTGAACTTGAGAGATGTCTATGCCCGGAGTATCATGGAGATGCTTCGgttaaaaggcagagaaagggcaagTACTAGGAGCAGTGGAGGAGATGATTTCTGGTTTTGA